The genomic window CCGAGCCTCCCGGCGCCGCCCGGGTGGGAGCGGAGTGGGGGGTCAGGGCCCAGGGGGCCGCCCGGGCCGAGCCTGGCCCCTCCACGGCCCCCGCGCCCGCCCGGTCCGTCGGGACGCCCCCCAGGGTCCCGGCTGCGCCCCGCGGCGCGGAGCTGCTGGGGGCGAGGCGCCGGGGGCTGCAGCGCTCGCAGTCCGACCTCAGCTCGCGCTACTCCGCGTCCTTGGCCGAATCGGACACTTTCTTCCAGTACTACGGCCTGGAGCCCGACGTGGTGGAGGCGCTCGGGCGGGAGAACTTCTCGGCTGAGTCGGACCGCGGCGCCCTCAAGGTCCGCAGCGTGAGCGTGGCCACCTCCGACAGCGGCTTCTCCCGGCGCAGCGGGGAAGACGAGGGGctgcaggaggaggagctggcgGAGCAGGTGCCCAGCACCACCTCGGTGGTCGAGAGGAACGCGCGCATCATTAAGTGGCTGTACACCTGCAAGAAGGCCAAGGAGACGCCCGGCCAGGGGCTGCAGGGCCCCGCGTGACAGACCCCAGGAGACCCGGGCCGAGGTGTGCGTCCGGGGCCCGGGAGGGCTGTCTGTGAGGCGCGCCTGTGAGGTGCTGGGGAGGGACCGAGCTGGGGAACCCTGCCTTCTAAAGTAACTCGGGCCGAGAGAGAGCCGCAGGGGCGCCTGCGTCAGAAGGCTGCCAGACCCGGCCTGTGCCGGTTCTCCCTGGTGTGCGGCTTCTAGCTGACAGGAAAGGTAACTCTGTACACTAAGTACATCCCAGTTGGCTTATTACTGTAGAAAGAGGAGAAATGGGCATTCTAAATGCTCCGTCAGAAAGTGCTTTTACACCTCTGCTGTTTCCCTGCGTTGAAATAGCCTGAGAGCTCTGCGTGGGTCCAGAGCTTTGATGCCGGCTGACCGGTCAGGTCCGCGGGGACCCTGGGGGGACTGCGATCTCCCCTCCCCAGAAAGGAAGGCTGTGCGCTTCCTTGAGGCCTTCACCGACCGAGCCGAGAGGGAGGAGGACTTCTCTACAGGATCTTCTCAGCCATTTGACACTCATTTAGTTCTAAAAGATTTTTGCCTAAATTTTGTTCAGATTGTTTCGAGACCTTTCTAAGGAGATGCGTTGGGGCAGCTTTGTGCCCAAGAAAgagcttcagttttttttaattgagggaggGACTAGATCATAACTAATGTCTTAGAGTTCCACTTGGCAgtgattctgtgttttatttgccTCTGATGATAGCAGGGGAGGTGTATTTCTTCCCCTTGGAGTCAGTATCTCAAGGCTGATCTCAGGAAGTTTTTTCCTCAAGGAAGTAAGGAATGTTTATTTTCACTGTCACCTCTATGGAGAGGGTATCTCTGGGGTagtgaagggagaagggaagataCTTTGTCAGGGTTCTCTTTGAGAACCAAGATTTTAAGCACTACAGCATCTTGTTTTCTCTGACCCTGCACTGACGACTTGCtataaatgtttgtaaaattAATGTGATAGAAGTATTTTGTCTGCCCTTGAGATAAACTAATTTAAGACATGGTATCAGTCTTCAGCACGGTGGGGGAGTCTGCACTAAGACGCGTTTGCACACAGCTCACCTGTGTTTGAGGCCTGAAAAATGCCTAACTTCCCCAAGTGGCCATGGTCTTAATACAGATGTGACAATTCATGAAAAGGATTCAGTGTTCTTTTGAATTCAGAAGGGTCATGACTTACAGACTCCCTTGTAGTTTATTGAGGATTATTGCATTTTCCCTAACCTGAGTCCCCACAGAATGTATAAAGGGAATCAGAATTTAAACTAAAAGCAGTACATGAACTTGTACTTTTCACCAGTTGTCTTGGGGCCTGAGGTGAGTGACTGCTGGCCAGGGTTAGGGTTGGCCATGAACACCTTGATATGGTGGAGGGAAGCTGCAGAGGCTGGCTTGTCCCAGAGGGTCATGGTGTAGCAGATGGAGCCCTCAGTGGGGAGTTGGGAGCCTGTCTTCTGTAGCAATCACTCCCCCACTTTTAGCTTAGGCTCCCATTGTCCATAAAATGAACGTGGATAGCAGAGGGTTTCCCACCTCTATACTTTGTAATTCCATATAGTCTGAAATGTGTTTGTGTTCCATGACTGTAacctagaaaaggaaaacaacaacaacagaagaacTGTTGTCTGTTGTGACAGGACTTTTATAGCAAAGGGAAGTAGTTGAGGCCAGAGGAAAGTGGCCGGGGTTGGGGACTGCCCGGGATGACTCTGCAGGAGAACAGAGGTGCGCTCACTCACCAGCTCCCTCCCTCTTCACAGTGCTGCTTTTTCCAGTGGAGGACCATATCACCTGTCTTCTGAGCTGTTTCCTGTTATTGTTCAGAGAAGGGAGATGGTTGTTACACAGAACCTGCCCAGTTTGCTGTGTGTCGATGGCAAGCATCAGCTCTGTAAAGATTTTCTCTACAAATTTACTCTCATAGACCCCAAACAGCTCAAGTTCTTTGAACTTCAACCCAAGAGACCTAAGGGCTTGctgcttggagaattgtgaggaAGAAATGCATGTCCTTTCTCCGACTTATGGCAGGCCTCCCATTTTAATTAATTGAAGGACAGGAAGATGAGTAAACACCAGTAGACAGTGAATTTTCATGAATTTTACACTGGGCAATAGAATACTAAAATTATCAGTCATGGGTTCCAGTGGAATGTCCTCATTCTCCAAATGAGGACAATGTCTGTCATGACCACAGTCCCCTCAATTCACTACCTTCAGACATGAAATCCCCTCTGAAAAAGAGTCAGGACAGACTCCAGACCCTTCACCTTCGTTGGTGAGGGTCTTCTGGCAGCCTGAGCAAAATGCAGCTGACCTTTTGTCACAGGATTACTTGCCTGAGAATAGTTCCCTAACTTCTGGAAGCTGTGGAAAGAAAACCACAGCTGtggtttttctctagtttattGTGACATTTGTGTTGGAACCCATACAGATTTGCTTTAGGATTTcatgaaaaattcagaaaagttgaGATGAATGAAGATGTCTTTTCtaggtgaaaaagaaaatatattttatgtgaagGTTTTTGTCCTCTTGGTATATAGAGGtactataaagtaaaataaaaatattccatcCAGAATTAAATAAGTTCATAAATTTATTACCCcatggattaaaaatatttacttttcaaaagtGAGACCATCAGAGATAGAGAATGACTTATAGAAGCTGCATGCGATTCCACTGGGCTCCATGACTGACGGTTATACGTGGATAATTTTGGTATCATATATCCCAGTGTAAAATTCATGAAAAACACTCTTCTGTCTACTGGTGTTTAATCATCTTCCTGTCCTTCAGTTCATTAAAATGGGAGGCCTGCCAAAATTTAGGTTTCTGGTTTTCTATCTTTTGCATAGAATATATGTTACTGATTTTAATATCGTTATAAAAGAATGGCAACTTGTCCTTTGAATTTTTTAGGGATAAATATTGttcaattttaaagcaaaaatatcaGACATTCCCCAGCTCTTTTCACACTTCTCTTTGATAATGTGGGGTAACTGGAAGCTGGGCGGTAGAAGTGTCTGAGCATCTGCACAGATGCAATGGAGCATGGAGCAGACAAACGGGACACCCCTGCCTTCCCACTTCTGTCTTTTCCAACTAGCTGGGTAGTTCGTACTCACCAACTAGGACTGCATTTTAGGTGAGCGCAGTGACCTGAGCTGTAATAAGGCTGCCTCCATCATCAGCCCAGCCCCAGAGTCTTTCAGAGAGGACTGTGTTTGAAAGGGCAGAACCtgtttgccttttaaattttgtttgtacTGCTTGCTCTGTGTTCTGTTTTGTTGTCCAGCTCTGTGCTAGTGAGCACTGGCCTTACCTATCAACATTCAAAGAAATTTCTCTTTACTGCTTCAGAAAAAGGCCTACAGGGAAATGGATACAGAGCAACCAGATGATAGCTATGTTTGCTActtatttcttttcaaagttttaaatgcACAAAGGAGATGTGTGAAATACAGAAGGTATCATAAAACCAAAGACTGCAGGGACCAAACTTTGTAATTCAGTGCTTGGCTTTATAACTTTTGCCTAGACTGGTGTTGATTGATAGCTTTTTCCTTACTCCTCAGGAAGCAAGCCTTCTGGACGATGGGGACTCCTTGCAGTATGTCTGGATGACTGGGACCCCAGCCCATCTTCACTGCCAGGTTCTGTCTAGAGTACCCAAGTATCCATATAATTGCTCTTTCCTAGGAATAAAACACACCACTGAAGACGTTTGTCATTTCAGAAGTTTGGAATGCTGTGGAGAAGGTGGGAACACAGAACTGGAAATTAGCTGAGTTTTAACTGTTATGACATAGCTGAAGCTCTGGGAAATATTTTCTTGTGTTAGGTGGATCTATTTTTGCTtccagagggcagcagaagaaggAAAAGCTGCTTGGAAATATCTTCAAGGGCATCTTTCTGAGTGGCTTGCTGACAAATAGGCACCATGATACATTTTAATGATCATTAATTTTGAAAGGCAAAGAGCATGAAATTCAAACACAAATGCCATGGTATTTACTGCTTTCAACCATACTGGACAGATTGGCACTATTTAAATCAAAGTTCTGTGATCATAAGAAGATGTATGCTACACAAATACTGTGGTTAACAAAGAGCAAACACATGCTCACACTTGCACATTCACACATAGACCTCCCTTTCTAAGTACCGCCGTACCATAAACTACAGTGAATTCCAGCTGTGCAATTGATCATCTTACGAGGTGAATCAGAAAGCACTTTTACAACCACTGGAGAGCTGCAGGGTCACTGAGTGCCACTCCGGATGGGCTGTGGACATGCAGTGGTAACATAAAAAGATAAAGAGTTGAAATACTGCTAGGAAACCTTTCTGTGTACCTGGACAGTTTCTTGAGAATTGGCAGAATACTGAAGCTTCCTTCCTTCAAATCTGTATCAGTGGTCCTCTTCTGCAGCACCATGTCGGATATGCCTCCTTGGTTCTCTTGTCCCCAGCTTCCGAAAAGGATAAAAAAGACCTCTATTTAGGCAGAACATGGACTCATGACATGTGAAATGCCCTACATTTTGGTCTGCTTCGCACCCTCGTCTATCATGCAGTCATTCCAAATTTGGCAGCAGTTCACTCTGTCTGAATAGGATGTTTGAAACAAGGGCAGCCCCTTGGGCAGCTGGGAGACTGTCGGGTTGGAGTGTTCTTGGTAAGGAGTTACTGTGACCCTAAACCTGTCCTGGCTCATGACACTCAGAGTAAATAAATTTCAAGTTCAGAACCTTCGGAGAGAAGTTTATGTATCCGTGAAAACGACCCAAAGACAATCTGTCACCCAGTCAAAGTTCACAATGTTTCATCAAAATACATCTAAGAATATAATTATTAGAacagggaggaaagagaaataggtttctcaaaagtaaaatattttataaaccaaTTGTGATACATTCATGTATTTGTTTAATACTGTAttctatttttgtaacttttgcTGTGAGAATAGGTCCtagagttaaatatttatttttatatgagtaTTGGTCTTCAGATAGttttctgacatttcacatgGTTTTGGTTTTTATCAGTATACTTTTCGTCATTCTGTCCTTGGTTATCGTTCTGTATGTTGTTTAATTGAATTTTCCATGTGACTCAGCAGCGTGTTCGGGACTCTACTGTGCTCAGTGCTGTAGGGCCTTGTTTGTCAGTAAGTCACGGTTGTGCATTTGGGGAGGACACCTCTTCAATGTAGACTCTATAAAGACGAAGATTCCCTGCTCTAAGAAAATTttccctgttttttgttttttttaatgctattttgcTATTCACTATTCACTGGATTATacttaatttaaaagataatgtcAAAGATGagaattttctttaaaggatCTTTTGTATTTGGAGTTTCCCTTTTTGCAGTTTCCATTAATTTTTTATGTGAATGCTTTAAGTGAAATTGTTATGTGCCTTTCTACTGTCAGAATAGGATAAAGTGTATCCTAGGTCAGATTTATCTGAGATCAAAATGATGTGAACTCTGCCattcatgtgggcttccctggtggctcagtagtaaagaatttgcctgcagtgcaggagatgcaggagacgcgggttcaacccctgggtcctggggatcccctggaggaaggcatggcaacccactccagtactcttgcctagagaatcccatgaacagagaagcctggcaggctacagtccatagggtcgcacagagtccaacatgactgaagtgactaagcagcagaaATAGCTACCAACCACCCATGTAATATATGAAAACCAGGAAAACAAATTGGTTACTGTTTAAAAGCACTGAGATCTTCCAGAAGCATTTGTGTATCAATGACAGTGACTCTATGAAGTAAATgtcaggggtgtgtgtgaggcAGGAATAGGGTGTCCCCAGACCCCAGCAGGATCAGGTTAACACTCCCTCTTGTGTGTCTGGATTCAGGCCTCAGCTCAGGGGCTGAGTGTGTGGCTGGTGGCGGGAAATCCTTTCCTAACTCTGAATTAACCCAAATTGCTGAGTGACTCGGAGAAAATCAGACTTTGTAGCTCAGTCTGAATAAAAAAGTTTATAATGGGTTTCACAAGGATGAACAATAGTTATTGCTGCAAAATACTTTCATTTGTTCAGGAAAGAATAGCATATTAGGTAATATGATTAAGTACAATGGAAAGGAAaagttattgaaaaataattgataaaacCTGGAAAATAGCTTGACAGTATCTAGTTCTTTAATATATGGATACAGATTACCAGTGCCTCAGACTTAAAGGTAGTTATGTGACTGAAAGGTAGTTATATAACTGAAGTTTCCTCATTATGCATATAGTTTTTAAACTGCTGGTCACTGACGCTGGAATAAAAAGCAGGCTTTATCAAGCGTTGCCCTTTTCAGTGGGTTAAAGGGCAGTGCTATAGTTATTGTTGGTGACGCCATGAAATAGCAGGCCCAGACAATTGTTATGGCAGTCTAAATAGAGTTCTCTTTTTACACACTACTTGCAACATGAGTGCAATATTGTATATTCTGTATCaaagaaataaactattttttgtcatttttaatataGCTTTGGGAATTTGTACAATATGAAAAAATTGaagcaaggctatggttattATAATTACTCATATcttttgctttctccttcctgaatATTACAGCAGATTATCAGTCAAAATGAAGAGTGCATTCTAAAACCTGAGCTAGGAGAATCATGTGGCATCCAAAGTCTCCAGTTCTCCCCAGAGCTGGAATACAGTAAAATTAGTTTGAATATTTAGCacattggttttctttgtttcatcagtcttttgcttatttttttccttcatggcttattaatattattgttgtAAAATGAGTTCAAAGGTAAAATGAGAGTACAGTTTGTAACCTTTCCTGTTAGTTAGCTCATTGATGAAGGTAGACTCCATGCCCATCCGCTTTGCTGTCTGTATCTGCCCAAATGGGACACGTGGGCCTGAGCCACGGTCTCTGCGTCACTGTTCTCACCGAGCCAGGCCGGCTTCCCTTTCAGTCCTACCGTGGCTTACACACAACTCCACATAAGCAACCAGAGATCCTTAGGGAGAACCTTAAGGGTTCTTGAGAATAAATGGTTCACCCTGTATTTCCATGGAGATAATGGACAAACCCTCAGGGGCTGGAGCAACTGTAACTGTTCAGAAACAGTCCAGATACTGTGCTGTGTGGCTTCCGTTGCAGAATCCAGTAGCAgctgtcattttcttccttcaggCAAACGTGATTTCTtactcttctgtttctctttgtgaAAAACAAAGTGATGCTCAGTGGTTAAGTGTTTAAACTTTGCTTACATTTCCAGTGGTGAAGTAAATTTATATAATCATTGACTGTTCCAGATTGGAAATGTCAAACGAGAAGGAAATTAAGTTCTCAACCAGGAGCTTACACCTCTAGTCGTGGAAGTAGGAGGGAACAGCTCATGgggagaaaatacagaaacatcAGAAAATGTCCTCCTGCTCAATAATATTTTCCTGACTATCTGCTACAATGCCCCCAAATTCTACAATGGTCATCTTTGTGTTATCTCCTTGAAAACTGTCATTAAAATTGAAATGCTTTCTGAAGGTGAGAATGTATTAAACCATTGATAACTATTCATCTTTAAGTCAAAACAGAATAGTAATTGTTTTAGAAAGTGAGAACCCAAGCTGCAGAAGCAGATCTGGAAAGGCAAGCGTGAGGGACGCTCAATTTTGATCCTAAGTAAGACTCTTATCTCAAGTGCCAGATTGGAAATTACCAGCAAACCCACATCCTGCTGCTGAAGCCCTCATGCTTCTGGGCAGCAGCAGCTGTGACCAGGGACAGCCCGCTGATGATGGCAGAGTCACAGgtgctcacttcagttcagttcagtcgctcagtcgtgtctgactctttacgaccccattaactgcagcacgccagccctccatgtccatcaccaactcccagagtttacccaaactcatgtccattgagtcggtgatgccatccaaccatctcatcctgccctcaatctttcccagcatcagggtcttttcaaatgagtcagctcttcacatcaggtagccaaagtattggagtttcagcttcaacatcagtccttccaatgaacacccaggactgatctctaggatggactggttagatctctttgcagtccaagggactctcaagagtcttctccaacaccacagttcaaaagcatcaattcttcggtgctcagctttctttacagtccaactctcacatccctatgtgcctactggaaaaaccatagcgttgactagatggacctttgttggcaaagtaatgtctctgctttttaatatgctgtctaggttggtcataactttccttccaagagtacgcgtcttttaatttcatggctgcagtcaccatctgcagtgattttggagccccccaaaataaagtcagccactgtttccactgtttccccatctgtttgccatggagtgatgggaccagatgccatgatcttagttttctgaatgttgaactttaagccaactttttcactctcctttttcattttcatcaagaagctctttagttcttcttcactttctgccatacttATTGAGGGGCCAAATACTGTACAGTGGGGCTCCCCAGGCTCCTTGCCATTATAAGCTTACATTCTAAGAGGGTTAGATATTTAGTAAGGATACATAGGCAGTTTGATGTTAGGGATGGGAAACATgcaaatggaaggaaggaaggagggggtggAAATGAAGGTGAGTAAGGTTGTAGAATCAGAAGTGAAGGCAGTAAATAGAATCGAAAGCCTGATTCATGAATTTCAATATGACCCTTTTGGTTTGTGGTTTCTATTTGTTGGCCAGTCTGTCTGAACCATAAATGAAATCCAAAgtcaagtcaaaaaaaaaaagaagtcaagctATGGGAATAAAACATGCAAAATACAAATGGCTTATTTCAATCCCTGGAGGTCCTTCACCCTTCAAATTCATTTGAAGTCTAAATTGAAGAAAAATCAGACACATTACAAACGGGGCCTCGGAGCCTGGTCTTCAGCCAGCCAGAACCTTGTTGTAAAGGACTGTGTGGCTTTCCTGGCTTTTAGGGGAAGTCCGCTTTCCAaatggaatacaaagtcaaggtAGCAAAAAGAGGCCAGAGCAGACCCTCCCGTGAGTCTCCCCTGAGTGCCTTCTGAGCTGTGTCTAGGACACACCCTTGCAGGTGGATGGCTGGGTGCAGGCCCTCAGGACCGCAACACAGACAGTCCAGAACGGGGTTTACTCGAGGTCACTGGAGAGAGCTCCCTCCCCACTTCTTGCAGGTGTGAGTCAGGGCCAGACAGACTGCCCATGTGAGCGTCTGCCAAGGTGGGCAGGCACCTGGGACCACCCACTGTCAAATGAAAGGAGCGCTGGAGACCATGCAtcgccctcccagcccccaggagGCAGGCACCTCTCGCCGGCCCC from Bos indicus x Bos taurus breed Angus x Brahman F1 hybrid chromosome 8, Bos_hybrid_MaternalHap_v2.0, whole genome shotgun sequence includes these protein-coding regions:
- the FAM110C gene encoding protein FAM110C yields the protein MRALDAPASARLLSRDSGTPAAPDAAGPARRSAVERLAADRAKYVRGPPRTGPGPAGGGSSPEATGGQACVPGPGVRRAIARKPLRPDSLVIYRQKCEFARASGADSPRASLVKKLFQGPSKDKTPEPPGAARVGAEWGVRAQGAARAEPGPSTAPAPARSVGTPPRVPAAPRGAELLGARRRGLQRSQSDLSSRYSASLAESDTFFQYYGLEPDVVEALGRENFSAESDRGALKVRSVSVATSDSGFSRRSGEDEGLQEEELAEQVPSTTSVVERNARIIKWLYTCKKAKETPGQGLQGPA